From a region of the Paraburkholderia caribensis genome:
- a CDS encoding LysR family transcriptional regulator has product MGTLLLARTTRAVIPTEAGADYLIRVEAVLDQLDDAGQSVRQDELRGTLRVGMPTSAGVREIIPRLPPFAERHPLLRIEVVLDDRRQDLVRDAVDVAIRIGTLPDSNATARLLTSYARLIVASPAYLARCGTPISPDALVGHRIVYGPAASVSTAWTFTHKGITTNVPIEPNISFSDNEGAVAAVKAGLGITSIGYWACRRELEEGSLVPILTDWSMVGTKVHAYFPLGRATRTAARAFINFLLDEFSESVDVTRAG; this is encoded by the coding sequence TTGGGCACGCTTTTATTGGCCCGGACCACACGCGCCGTTATTCCGACCGAGGCAGGGGCCGACTATCTCATTCGCGTCGAGGCCGTGCTCGATCAGCTTGACGATGCCGGACAAAGCGTCCGGCAGGATGAGCTTCGTGGAACGCTTCGCGTAGGAATGCCGACGAGTGCCGGCGTGCGGGAGATCATTCCCCGACTTCCCCCTTTTGCTGAGCGTCACCCGCTGCTACGGATCGAGGTCGTGCTTGACGACCGTCGCCAGGACCTTGTCCGGGACGCAGTCGATGTCGCCATCCGTATCGGAACCCTCCCGGACTCGAACGCGACGGCGCGTCTGCTCACCAGCTACGCGCGACTGATCGTCGCCTCCCCTGCATATCTCGCGCGATGCGGCACGCCCATTTCGCCGGACGCGCTCGTCGGTCACCGGATCGTCTATGGACCTGCGGCCAGCGTCAGTACCGCCTGGACGTTCACGCACAAGGGTATAACCACCAATGTGCCGATAGAACCCAACATATCGTTCAGCGACAACGAGGGCGCGGTTGCAGCCGTTAAGGCTGGCTTGGGTATTACTTCGATTGGATACTGGGCCTGCCGCAGGGAACTGGAGGAAGGATCGCTCGTGCCGATCCTCACCGACTGGTCGATGGTCGGCACCAAGGTGCATGCCTATTTCCCCCTCGGCCGCGCGACCCGGACGGCGGCCCGCGCCTTCATCAATTTCTTGTTGGACGAGTTCAGCGAAAGCGTCGACGTGACACGCGCTGGATGA
- a CDS encoding lipase family protein — MCAVLATMTLSLLFGACATRPLIPYSADTPPMVLVPASEAGVADKRGRFREIYCAVLAARGPALPDYRPCEDALTRVGTEPAGTGEPVELGQSRQHLIAAVVSGIGYDCFKPWLDPPNTVVTHLRHFGFDATLIDVDALSSSTNNARQIRDAIMAMPAPEGAPRIVLIGYSKGAPDILEALVAYPEIRNRVAAVVSAAGAIGGSPLANDAEQYQADLLRYFPGATCTSGDGGAVQSLRPATRKAWLAQHPLPAELHYYSIVTFPQPERISSILKSSYDKLSRVDSRNDSQVIFYDQVVPGSTLLAYVNADHWALAVPVARTHPTIGALFVTANAYPREALAEAILRFVEEDLAEPVR, encoded by the coding sequence ATGTGCGCCGTGCTGGCGACGATGACGTTGAGCCTTCTGTTCGGCGCGTGTGCGACGAGGCCGCTTATCCCGTACTCGGCCGATACGCCGCCGATGGTTCTCGTGCCGGCATCCGAGGCCGGGGTCGCGGACAAGCGAGGGCGCTTCCGGGAAATCTATTGCGCGGTGCTTGCGGCGCGCGGTCCGGCGCTACCGGATTACCGGCCCTGCGAGGACGCACTGACCCGAGTGGGCACCGAGCCCGCGGGCACCGGCGAGCCCGTCGAACTGGGTCAATCGAGACAGCACCTGATCGCCGCAGTCGTGTCGGGAATCGGCTACGACTGCTTCAAACCGTGGCTGGATCCGCCCAATACTGTCGTGACGCACCTGCGCCACTTCGGCTTTGACGCAACGCTGATCGACGTCGATGCGCTGTCGAGTTCCACCAATAACGCGCGGCAGATTCGCGACGCGATCATGGCCATGCCGGCGCCCGAGGGTGCGCCGCGCATCGTGCTGATCGGTTATTCAAAGGGGGCGCCCGACATCCTCGAAGCGCTGGTCGCCTATCCGGAAATCCGAAACCGCGTGGCGGCGGTGGTGAGTGCAGCCGGCGCAATTGGCGGATCGCCGCTTGCCAATGACGCCGAGCAGTACCAGGCCGATCTGCTGCGATACTTTCCGGGCGCGACCTGCACATCGGGCGATGGTGGCGCCGTGCAGAGCCTGAGACCGGCGACCCGCAAGGCATGGCTGGCGCAGCACCCGCTTCCGGCCGAGCTGCATTACTACTCGATCGTGACATTCCCGCAACCCGAACGCATCTCGTCAATCCTGAAGTCGAGCTACGACAAGCTGTCGCGCGTCGACTCGCGAAACGACAGTCAGGTCATCTTCTACGATCAGGTTGTGCCTGGCAGTACGCTGCTGGCCTACGTCAACGCGGATCACTGGGCGCTGGCGGTGCCGGTTGCCCGGACGCATCCGACGATCGGGGCGCTCTTCGTGACAGCGAATGCCTACCCACGCGAGGCCTTGGCGGAGGCCATCTTGCGCTTCGTGGAGGAAGATCTGGCAGAGCCCGTGCGGTGA
- a CDS encoding LssY C-terminal domain-containing protein — translation MSTSQTVHRARRHAGRALGLALALAGCATWHPPPVADDGPLRQREVSATSRSVRVSATVLSSEDSERMYGADVNRTGVQPLWIEVENGTSQALWLLRSGTDPDYFSPHEVAWSMHTLFGGATNTRMDQYFRDLGFSNPIPPGATRSGILFTNHDQGIKLVNVDLLGNQTLIPFSLFLRVPGGTVDPQLAQIPFPFPESAIADYKDLASLRAALERLPCCATDASGTIQADPLNAVGIGQLTDIGAALVRRDYRRDARESDLAQRVFGREPDFVMRKQAQAGAPATWIRGWLAPIRFQGQLVYVAQVGRPVGGRFAPRGETHPTLQGNVDEARNFLTQDLMYSGGLDKLGYVNGVGVASPTRPRTTLDGATYQTDGLRAVVFFATRPRSLSDVELLDWVPYLDEPDTRQPGATGDARQ, via the coding sequence GTGAGCACTTCGCAGACTGTGCATCGTGCACGCCGCCATGCGGGACGTGCGCTTGGCCTTGCGCTTGCGCTGGCCGGGTGTGCGACGTGGCACCCTCCGCCCGTGGCCGACGATGGGCCGCTGCGTCAACGTGAGGTCAGTGCCACCAGCCGCAGCGTGCGCGTGAGTGCGACTGTGCTCAGCAGTGAAGACAGCGAGCGGATGTATGGCGCCGACGTCAACAGGACGGGAGTCCAGCCGCTATGGATCGAGGTGGAGAACGGGACATCGCAGGCTCTGTGGCTGTTGCGCTCGGGTACTGACCCGGACTACTTTTCGCCTCACGAAGTAGCGTGGTCCATGCATACGCTGTTCGGCGGTGCAACGAATACGCGCATGGACCAGTATTTCCGCGATCTCGGCTTCAGCAACCCGATCCCGCCAGGCGCGACACGGTCGGGCATCCTGTTCACCAACCACGATCAGGGCATCAAGCTCGTCAATGTCGATCTGTTGGGAAACCAGACGCTGATTCCTTTCTCGTTGTTTCTGCGCGTGCCCGGCGGCACGGTCGATCCGCAGCTCGCGCAGATCCCTTTTCCGTTCCCCGAATCCGCGATCGCGGACTACAAGGACCTTGCGTCGCTGCGGGCCGCGCTCGAACGGTTGCCATGCTGTGCCACTGACGCGAGCGGGACGATTCAGGCCGATCCGCTGAACGCCGTTGGCATCGGCCAGCTCACTGACATCGGGGCCGCGCTGGTCCGGCGCGACTATCGGCGTGACGCGCGCGAGTCCGACCTCGCGCAGCGGGTCTTCGGGCGGGAACCGGACTTCGTCATGCGCAAGCAGGCGCAGGCGGGCGCGCCTGCGACATGGATACGGGGATGGCTCGCCCCAATCCGCTTTCAAGGGCAACTGGTTTACGTCGCGCAGGTCGGTCGCCCTGTCGGGGGGCGCTTTGCTCCGCGCGGTGAAACACATCCCACTCTGCAGGGGAACGTCGATGAGGCACGCAACTTCCTCACTCAGGACCTGATGTATTCGGGTGGTCTTGACAAGCTTGGATATGTGAATGGTGTTGGCGTGGCATCGCCCACTCGTCCCCGCACGACGCTCGATGGCGCGACCTACCAGACGGACGGCTTGCGTGCGGTCGTGTTCTTCGCGACCCGGCCGCGCAGTCTGTCGGATGTGGAGCTTCTCGACTGGGTGCCTTATCTGGACGAGCCCGATACCCGCCAACCTGGAGCAACCGGCGATGCACGCCAGTGA
- a CDS encoding LssY C-terminal domain-containing protein: MSRIVQMLVAFFLGCILVGCTATRPLGPIPAYQNRAVTRTEGGIEISTAVLSPEESAAIYGVPLADRNIQPVWIEVRNREDRSYFLLSPGMDPNFFPASEAAEAFSGTASNNQRSDLDRRFRGLAFRNPVRPGEPVSGFVLTNLNEGAKLVQVDLVARGRARTFSIFVAVPGFEGDYTRSQVFKRITDPQEPTVNYTDDANFRAALEALPCCATNEDGSENGDPLNLVIVGSRDDALPALVRRGWSLTEQKSSGAIRRMISAALSGEAYVNAPVSDLYLFGRAQDLALQKARGDIHQRNHMRLWLSDMRYHDRLVWVGQISRDIGTRLTWHSPTFTTHKIDPDVDEARTALTEDMAYSQNLMKLGHVTGVGPAQDSAPRTNLTTDPYYTDGYRVVLVFDRTPRSLPEIEVFPWILPYRIMHVAPGAKP; encoded by the coding sequence ATGAGCCGCATCGTGCAGATGCTCGTTGCCTTCTTCTTGGGCTGCATACTGGTGGGCTGTACTGCAACCCGGCCATTGGGTCCGATACCCGCCTATCAGAACCGCGCGGTGACACGCACGGAGGGCGGCATCGAGATTTCGACCGCCGTGCTTTCGCCAGAGGAAAGTGCGGCGATTTACGGCGTGCCGCTTGCCGACAGGAATATCCAGCCCGTCTGGATCGAGGTCCGGAACCGCGAAGACCGTAGCTACTTTCTCCTGTCGCCGGGCATGGATCCGAATTTCTTTCCAGCGTCGGAGGCGGCCGAGGCGTTTTCCGGCACTGCTTCAAACAACCAGCGGTCCGACCTTGACCGCCGCTTCCGTGGTCTCGCCTTTCGTAACCCTGTCCGTCCCGGAGAGCCCGTCTCGGGGTTTGTGCTGACCAACCTCAATGAAGGTGCGAAGCTGGTGCAGGTGGACCTCGTCGCGAGAGGACGCGCCCGGACGTTTTCGATTTTCGTGGCCGTGCCGGGATTCGAGGGCGACTACACGCGCAGCCAGGTATTCAAACGCATCACCGATCCGCAAGAGCCCACCGTGAACTACACGGATGACGCGAATTTCCGCGCGGCGCTTGAAGCCCTGCCATGCTGCGCGACAAACGAGGACGGCTCGGAGAATGGTGACCCGCTCAACCTGGTGATCGTCGGCAGCCGCGACGACGCGCTTCCCGCACTCGTCCGGCGGGGCTGGAGCCTCACGGAGCAGAAATCGTCCGGCGCGATCAGGCGGATGATCAGCGCTGCACTGTCCGGCGAAGCGTACGTCAACGCGCCCGTGAGCGACCTTTATCTCTTCGGGCGCGCACAGGACCTCGCATTGCAAAAGGCGCGGGGCGACATCCACCAGCGCAACCATATGCGCCTGTGGCTCAGCGACATGCGTTACCACGACAGACTCGTCTGGGTTGGACAGATCAGCCGCGATATCGGTACCCGTCTGACCTGGCACTCTCCAACGTTCACCACACACAAGATCGACCCGGACGTGGACGAGGCACGCACTGCGCTGACCGAAGACATGGCGTATTCGCAGAATCTGATGAAGCTCGGCCACGTGACGGGAGTGGGCCCCGCACAGGACAGCGCGCCGCGCACGAACCTGACAACGGATCCGTACTACACCGATGGCTATCGCGTGGTGCTGGTATTCGACCGCACGCCGAGGTCGCTACCGGAGATCGAAGTCTTCCCGTGGATCTTGCCGTACAGAATCATGCACGTGGCGCCCGGAGCGAAGCCGTGA
- a CDS encoding low temperature requirement protein A, whose product MHNIKYFEVNRRTTWLEAFFDLIFAVTIGDVTHILSHTHEGHLDPLQFWKFVLVFIPLWWIWASHTMYANRFDADDRKHRLATLLIMFQLIIISGLIDRRFLTSFEAIIVCYAGSKYIVAIMYFVSRYRHKGCEALTTAVGWVIFAGTTISLASILFPAPQRYVVFYLGILFDLVVFIFFLPRRLQVIPVHTEHLIERVGLLTIIMLGESVSSLSTGLANISWTVGKLLTAATGFVMISGIWWVYFDSFHLLTKQKLTTGHSVLYSHFFVFIGLSILASLIRHATLDDMVISDFRVLSVIGAVCFFIGKQYGYFLERPELRRQLVVNTMVVFVLTWFAVLLSRTDYILLGLTAAVICYAFLSLRYLNVSPKHHDRPRDSAATEDRNREPESRKHMARAPKRPLGDSD is encoded by the coding sequence ATGCATAACATAAAGTATTTCGAGGTCAATCGCCGTACCACCTGGCTCGAGGCGTTCTTCGATCTGATTTTTGCGGTGACGATCGGTGATGTTACGCATATCTTGAGCCACACGCACGAGGGTCATCTCGACCCGCTCCAGTTCTGGAAATTCGTCCTGGTTTTCATACCTTTGTGGTGGATTTGGGCAAGCCACACGATGTATGCCAACCGCTTCGATGCCGATGACCGGAAGCATCGGCTGGCAACCCTGCTCATCATGTTCCAGCTGATCATCATCTCAGGCCTGATCGACCGACGATTCCTGACTAGCTTTGAGGCCATCATCGTCTGCTACGCCGGTTCGAAATACATCGTCGCCATAATGTATTTCGTGTCCAGGTACCGGCATAAGGGGTGCGAGGCACTCACAACGGCAGTTGGCTGGGTAATCTTCGCGGGTACCACTATCAGCCTCGCTTCGATCCTGTTCCCGGCGCCACAGCGATATGTCGTGTTTTACCTTGGAATACTGTTTGATCTGGTTGTGTTCATCTTTTTTTTGCCGCGTCGTCTCCAGGTCATCCCAGTGCATACCGAGCATCTGATCGAGCGTGTGGGCCTGCTCACGATCATCATGCTGGGAGAGTCCGTTAGCAGCCTGTCCACGGGACTGGCCAACATCAGCTGGACTGTGGGTAAGCTGCTGACGGCCGCTACCGGCTTCGTGATGATATCGGGCATCTGGTGGGTTTACTTTGACAGTTTTCACCTGCTGACCAAACAGAAGCTCACGACCGGCCATTCGGTCCTGTACTCGCACTTTTTCGTCTTCATCGGCCTGTCGATTTTAGCGAGCCTGATCCGGCACGCGACTCTGGACGACATGGTGATATCCGATTTCCGGGTACTGTCGGTCATCGGCGCGGTTTGCTTTTTCATTGGAAAGCAGTACGGCTACTTCCTGGAGCGGCCCGAGTTGCGGCGCCAACTGGTTGTCAACACCATGGTCGTCTTCGTGTTGACCTGGTTTGCCGTGCTATTGTCCAGAACCGATTACATCTTGCTCGGTCTCACCGCTGCAGTGATTTGTTATGCTTTCCTCAGCCTCCGATACCTGAACGTCTCGCCCAAGCATCACGACCGTCCGCGCGACAGCGCTGCCACAGAAGATCGAAACCGCGAGCCAGAGTCACGCAAACACATGGCGCGCGCTCCAAAGCGACCTCTTGGAGATTCGGACTGA
- a CDS encoding alcohol dehydrogenase catalytic domain-containing protein — MAASGNRVVTFMGPMKMELQTFDYPKLVTPTGKKANHGAILKIVTTNICGSDQHIYRGRFAAPVGMVMGHEMTGEVIEVGPDVEFIKKGDLCSVPFNVSCGRCRNCKERHTDVCMNVNDAVDCGAYGFNLGGWQGGQSDYLMVPYADWNLLPFPDKDQAMEKIRDLTLLSDILPTGFHGLMEAGAKVGSTVYIAGAGPVGRCAAAGARLIGASCIIVADTNRARLDLLKNNGCEVVDLTQDTPVADQIEAILGKREVDCGVDCVGLEAHGCGPEANSEHSEAVINTLLEVVRAGGAMGVPGIYTDADPKASTDLTKKGQLPVGFGKAWIKSPKLTAGQAPIMHYNRDLMMAILWDRMPYLGAMLNTEIITLEQAPEAYKTFSDGSPKKFVIDPHGSVKKAA; from the coding sequence ATGGCTGCGAGCGGCAATCGCGTAGTAACGTTCATGGGTCCGATGAAGATGGAGCTGCAGACTTTCGACTATCCGAAGCTGGTCACCCCGACAGGCAAGAAAGCCAATCACGGCGCCATCCTCAAGATCGTGACGACGAATATCTGCGGCAGCGACCAGCATATCTACCGCGGCCGCTTTGCCGCGCCTGTGGGGATGGTGATGGGACATGAGATGACCGGGGAAGTCATCGAGGTCGGACCGGACGTCGAGTTCATCAAGAAGGGCGACCTATGTTCGGTCCCGTTCAACGTCTCTTGCGGGCGCTGCCGCAATTGCAAGGAGCGGCACACCGATGTATGCATGAACGTCAATGACGCCGTCGATTGCGGTGCCTATGGCTTCAATCTGGGCGGCTGGCAGGGTGGCCAATCCGACTACCTCATGGTGCCTTACGCCGATTGGAACCTGCTGCCTTTCCCGGACAAGGACCAGGCGATGGAGAAGATCCGGGATCTCACGCTGTTATCGGACATCCTGCCGACAGGCTTCCATGGTCTGATGGAGGCCGGGGCCAAGGTCGGCTCGACCGTCTATATCGCCGGGGCCGGGCCGGTGGGCCGGTGCGCCGCGGCGGGCGCTCGCCTGATCGGCGCGTCTTGCATCATCGTGGCCGATACCAACCGGGCGCGGCTGGACCTGCTGAAGAATAATGGCTGCGAGGTGGTCGATCTCACCCAGGACACGCCGGTGGCCGACCAGATCGAAGCAATCCTCGGCAAGCGGGAGGTGGATTGCGGCGTGGATTGCGTCGGGCTGGAGGCGCACGGCTGTGGCCCCGAGGCGAACAGTGAGCACTCGGAGGCGGTAATCAACACGCTTCTCGAAGTGGTGCGGGCCGGTGGGGCGATGGGCGTGCCCGGCATCTATACCGACGCCGACCCGAAGGCGAGCACCGATCTGACGAAGAAGGGCCAACTTCCCGTTGGCTTCGGCAAGGCCTGGATCAAGTCGCCGAAACTAACGGCGGGGCAGGCGCCGATCATGCACTACAACCGCGACCTGATGATGGCGATCCTGTGGGATCGGATGCCCTATCTTGGCGCCATGCTGAACACTGAGATCATCACGCTGGAGCAGGCGCCTGAGGCGTACAAGACGTTCAGCGATGGCTCGCCGAAGAAGTTCGTCATCGATCCGCACGGCAGCGTGAAGAAAGCCGCATAG
- a CDS encoding zinc-binding alcohol dehydrogenase family protein produces the protein MKAVVYNESVPLGSPDALTDTTLPEAEPTGYDLSVQVHSVSVNPVDTKIRGGVLPPPVVPKVLGWDASGVVRAVGDKVTLFKPGDRVMYAGSLLRAGTNSELHLVDERIVGPMPKSLSFEQAAALPLTSITAWELLFDRLQVRDGKDPIGTLLIIGGAGGVGSILTQLARRLTGLTVIATASRPETREWVRELGAHHVIDHTKPMPAQLRGLGIDEVDYVASLTHTDRHLVEIAEMLAPQGRLGLIDDPVSLDVPILKPKSISLHWELMYTRSMYQTPDMIEQHNILVRVAELVDAGVLRTTLAEHFGTINAANLRRAHALLESGKARGKIVLSGF, from the coding sequence ATGAAAGCTGTGGTCTATAACGAGTCGGTCCCGCTCGGTTCACCGGATGCCCTGACCGACACCACATTGCCCGAGGCTGAGCCAACCGGGTACGACCTGTCGGTGCAAGTGCATTCGGTCTCGGTGAACCCGGTCGACACCAAGATCCGTGGCGGCGTGCTGCCGCCCCCAGTGGTGCCAAAGGTGCTGGGTTGGGATGCGTCCGGCGTGGTACGCGCCGTGGGCGACAAAGTCACCCTGTTCAAACCCGGCGATCGCGTCATGTACGCCGGTTCGCTGTTACGGGCGGGCACCAACAGCGAGCTGCACCTGGTCGACGAGCGCATCGTCGGTCCGATGCCGAAGAGCCTCAGCTTCGAGCAAGCGGCCGCGCTGCCGCTGACCTCGATCACGGCCTGGGAGTTGCTGTTCGACCGTTTGCAGGTGCGCGATGGCAAAGACCCGATCGGGACGCTGCTGATCATTGGCGGCGCCGGCGGCGTCGGCTCGATACTGACCCAGCTGGCGCGCCGGCTGACCGGCCTGACCGTGATCGCCACCGCATCGCGGCCGGAAACACGGGAGTGGGTGCGCGAGCTTGGCGCGCACCATGTGATCGACCACACGAAGCCGATGCCGGCGCAATTGCGCGGCCTTGGCATTGACGAGGTCGATTACGTGGCGAGCCTCACCCACACTGACAGGCACCTGGTCGAGATCGCCGAGATGCTGGCGCCGCAGGGCAGGCTGGGGCTGATCGATGACCCCGTGTCGCTCGACGTGCCGATCCTCAAGCCCAAGAGCATCTCGCTGCACTGGGAATTGATGTACACCCGCTCGATGTACCAGACCCCAGACATGATCGAGCAGCACAATATTCTGGTCCGGGTCGCCGAACTGGTCGACGCCGGCGTACTGCGCACGACGCTGGCGGAGCATTTCGGCACCATCAACGCGGCCAATCTGCGCCGCGCCCATGCCTTGCTCGAGAGCGGCAAGGCGCGCGGCAAGATCGTGCTATCCGGGTTTTGA
- a CDS encoding putative quinol monooxygenase → MVKTALFVRLEAKPGKEQEVEAFLMGGLPLVEAEPATIAWFGLRLGPSTFGIFDTFPDEAGRQAHLAGKVAEALMAKAADLFARPPEIARIDVLAAKLPG, encoded by the coding sequence ATGGTCAAGACCGCGTTATTCGTCCGGCTGGAAGCGAAGCCGGGCAAGGAGCAGGAAGTAGAAGCCTTTCTGATGGGCGGATTGCCGCTCGTCGAAGCGGAGCCCGCAACGATCGCGTGGTTCGGCCTGCGCCTCGGTCCGTCCACGTTCGGCATCTTCGATACTTTTCCCGACGAAGCTGGCCGCCAGGCGCATCTCGCGGGCAAGGTCGCCGAGGCGCTGATGGCGAAAGCCGCGGACCTCTTTGCCAGGCCGCCCGAAATCGCGCGCATCGACGTGCTCGCGGCGAAGCTGCCCGGCTAG
- a CDS encoding excinuclease ABC subunit UvrA, with product MNSRPKPFPETARDGFVRVRGAREHNLKNIDVDIPRDALVVFTGVSGSGKSSLAFGTLYAEAQRRYFESVAPYARRLIDQVGVPEFDSIEGLPPAVALQQQRGTPSARSSVGSVTTLSSLVRMLYSRTGSYPPKQPMLYAEDFSPNTVQGACPTCHGLGRVYEVTEKSMVPDDTLTIRERAIAAWPPAWHGQNLRDILVTLGYDIDTPWRELPKKDRDWILFTEDTPTVPVYAGLTPEETRRAIKRKMEPSYQGTFTGARRYVLHTFANTQSALMKKRVSRYMIGSECPACHGKRLKREALSVTFAGLDIAAFSQMPLVRLADLLGPIARGELPAHTHGIDGDSAILGRQAMREATEKRVAAGGSAHKAAPNVRRTPNMSDEKRVAAQRIAEELLERLTTLIDLGLGYLALDRSTPTLSSGELQRLRLATQLASQLFSVVYVLDEPSAGLHPADGEALFTALERLKAAGNSLFVVEHDLSVMRRADWLVDVGPAAGEAGGHVVYSGPPAGLAKVEASQTRKHLFATHKRAAHTPRTPSGWLRLAKITRNNLHGLDAAFPLGCFTTVTGVSGSGKSSLVSQALPELVAGRLGRTITPDADEELDPLLAADTQPTSGDIVEGMEAIRRLVRVDQKPIGRTPRSNLATYTGLFDHVRKLFAETPAARKRRYDAGRFSFNVAKGRCPTCEGEGFVSVELLFLPSVYAPCSTCHGTRYNGPTLEIEWRGKNIAQVLGLTVDAACDFFADEAQVMRALQVLRDIGLGYLRLGQPATELSGGEAQRIKLATELQRAQRGDSLYILDEPTTGLHPADVDRLMTQLQGLVDAGNTVIVVEHDMRVAAHSDWLIDIGPGAGDDGGRAVACGPPAEVAKVAESRTAAYLRERLSQT from the coding sequence ATGAACTCCCGTCCGAAACCCTTCCCCGAAACCGCGCGCGATGGCTTCGTGCGCGTGCGCGGCGCGCGCGAACACAACCTGAAGAATATCGACGTCGACATTCCGCGTGATGCGCTAGTTGTATTCACGGGCGTGTCCGGCTCCGGCAAGTCGTCACTCGCATTCGGCACGCTCTACGCCGAGGCGCAGCGGCGCTACTTCGAGTCGGTCGCGCCTTACGCGCGCCGCCTGATCGACCAGGTCGGCGTGCCCGAATTCGATTCGATCGAAGGACTGCCGCCCGCCGTCGCGCTTCAGCAGCAGCGCGGCACGCCGAGCGCGCGCTCGTCGGTGGGAAGCGTCACGACGCTTTCCAGCCTCGTGCGCATGCTGTACTCGCGCACCGGCAGCTATCCGCCGAAGCAGCCGATGCTCTACGCCGAGGACTTCTCGCCGAACACGGTGCAGGGCGCCTGCCCGACGTGCCACGGGCTCGGACGCGTGTACGAAGTCACCGAAAAGTCGATGGTCCCCGACGACACGCTCACGATCCGCGAGCGCGCGATCGCCGCGTGGCCGCCCGCGTGGCACGGGCAGAATCTGCGCGACATCCTCGTCACGCTCGGCTACGACATAGATACTCCGTGGCGCGAGTTGCCGAAAAAGGACCGCGACTGGATCCTTTTCACCGAAGATACACCTACGGTGCCCGTCTACGCCGGCTTGACGCCCGAGGAAACGCGGCGTGCGATCAAGCGCAAGATGGAGCCGAGCTATCAGGGCACGTTCACCGGCGCGCGCCGCTATGTGTTGCACACGTTCGCGAATACGCAAAGCGCGCTGATGAAGAAACGCGTGTCGCGCTACATGATCGGCAGCGAGTGCCCGGCATGTCACGGCAAGCGATTGAAACGCGAGGCGTTGTCCGTGACGTTCGCCGGACTCGACATCGCCGCGTTCTCGCAGATGCCGCTCGTGCGCCTCGCCGACCTGCTCGGCCCGATCGCGCGCGGCGAGCTGCCCGCGCACACCCACGGCATCGACGGCGACAGCGCAATCCTTGGCAGGCAGGCGATGCGCGAAGCGACCGAGAAGCGCGTCGCAGCGGGCGGCTCCGCGCACAAGGCGGCGCCGAACGTGCGGCGCACGCCCAACATGTCGGACGAGAAGCGCGTCGCAGCGCAACGCATCGCGGAGGAATTGCTCGAACGCCTCACGACGCTGATCGACCTCGGGCTCGGCTACCTCGCGCTGGATCGCTCGACGCCTACGCTTTCATCGGGCGAGTTGCAGCGCTTGCGGCTCGCGACGCAACTTGCCTCGCAACTGTTCAGCGTCGTGTACGTGCTCGACGAGCCGTCGGCAGGGTTGCATCCTGCCGATGGCGAAGCGCTTTTCACGGCGCTCGAGCGGCTGAAGGCGGCGGGCAATTCGCTTTTCGTCGTCGAGCACGATCTGAGCGTGATGCGACGCGCGGACTGGCTCGTCGATGTCGGCCCGGCCGCGGGCGAAGCAGGCGGTCACGTGGTGTACAGCGGGCCGCCGGCGGGACTCGCGAAGGTCGAAGCGTCGCAGACGCGCAAGCATCTCTTCGCCACGCACAAGCGTGCCGCGCACACTCCCCGCACGCCTTCAGGCTGGTTGCGGCTCGCGAAAATCACGCGCAACAATCTGCACGGACTCGATGCGGCGTTTCCGCTCGGCTGCTTCACGACCGTGACGGGCGTATCGGGCTCGGGCAAATCGAGCCTCGTCAGTCAGGCGCTGCCGGAGCTCGTCGCGGGACGCCTCGGCCGCACCATCACGCCGGACGCCGACGAAGAACTCGACCCGCTCCTCGCCGCCGATACACAGCCCACCAGCGGCGACATCGTCGAAGGAATGGAGGCGATCCGGCGGCTCGTGCGTGTCGACCAGAAGCCGATCGGCCGCACGCCGCGCTCGAATCTCGCGACCTACACAGGCCTCTTCGATCACGTGCGCAAGCTTTTCGCCGAGACGCCGGCCGCCCGCAAACGCCGCTACGACGCCGGTCGCTTCTCGTTCAACGTCGCGAAAGGCCGCTGCCCGACGTGCGAAGGCGAAGGGTTCGTCAGCGTCGAACTGCTATTCCTGCCGAGCGTGTATGCGCCCTGCTCCACCTGCCACGGTACGCGCTACAACGGGCCGACGCTCGAAATCGAATGGCGTGGCAAGAACATCGCGCAGGTGCTCGGATTGACGGTCGATGCCGCCTGCGACTTCTTCGCCGACGAAGCGCAAGTCATGCGCGCGCTGCAAGTGCTGCGGGACATCGGCCTCGGTTATTTAAGGCTCGGACAGCCCGCGACGGAGTTATCGGGCGGCGAGGCGCAGCGCATCAAGCTCGCGACCGAACTGCAGCGCGCGCAGCGCGGTGACTCGCTCTACATCCTCGACGAGCCGACGACAGGCCTCCACCCCGCCGACGTCGACCGGCTGATGACGCAGTTGCAGGGTCTCGTCGACGCGGGCAACACGGTGATCGTCGTCGAGCATGACATGCGTGTCGCGGCGCACAGCGACTGGCTGATCGACATCGGACCGGGCGCGGGCGACGACGGCGGAAGGGCGGTTGCGTGCGGCCCGCCTGCAGAAGTCGCGAAAGTGGCAGAAAGCCGCACGGCCGCTTATCTGCGCGAGCGTTTGTCGCAAACTTGA